A region from the Methylocystis iwaonis genome encodes:
- a CDS encoding helix-turn-helix domain-containing protein — protein sequence MSVRNRVIDAALRLAARRDFGDVSLTDIAHEAGISLADLRDQFPSKGAIIGGFNRRIDRDVLEAVSAQDSHDPARDRLYEVLRKRLEVLEPHRDALASIFRWSTRDPLTGAALNRETLNSMRFMLEAADIDCDGPVGSLKLQGLAMAWGRVLDAWFQDGFSFALETLDREIARGERYVEHVEDFARITRPFADMANRLFEFGGAMRRRRHGHAEDEYPHHSA from the coding sequence ATGAGCGTCCGAAACAGGGTGATCGACGCCGCTTTGAGGCTGGCGGCGCGCCGCGACTTCGGCGACGTCAGCCTCACCGATATCGCCCATGAGGCAGGCATTTCGCTCGCGGATCTGCGCGATCAGTTCCCCTCGAAGGGAGCGATCATCGGCGGCTTCAACCGGCGGATCGACCGCGACGTGCTGGAGGCCGTCTCGGCCCAGGATTCACACGATCCGGCGCGTGATCGGCTTTACGAGGTGCTGCGCAAGCGGCTGGAGGTGCTGGAGCCCCATCGCGACGCGCTCGCCAGCATCTTCCGCTGGTCGACGCGCGATCCGCTGACCGGCGCCGCGCTCAATCGCGAAACCCTCAATTCCATGCGCTTCATGCTGGAGGCGGCCGACATCGATTGCGACGGCCCGGTCGGCTCGTTGAAGCTGCAAGGTCTGGCGATGGCCTGGGGCAGGGTGCTCGACGCCTGGTTCCAGGACGGGTTCTCCTTCGCGCTGGAGACGCTCGATCGCGAGATCGCCCGCGGCGAGCGCTATGTCGAGCATGTCGAGGACTTCGCCCGCATCACGCGGCCCTTTGCAGATATGGCGAACCGGCTCTTCGAATTCGGCGGCGCAATGCGTCGCCGCCGCCACGGCCACGCCGAAGACGAATATCCGCACCATTCGGCCTAG
- a CDS encoding ETC complex I subunit, producing the protein MTARIYRQSPSVTQSGPGSAKPWRLVFDPELPRSIEPLMGWTSSADMKQQIRLRFETKEEAIAYAEREGIPYRVEEPKPETASRRTVTYSDNFRTNRIGLWTH; encoded by the coding sequence ATGACGGCTCGCATCTATCGCCAATCGCCGAGCGTGACGCAGTCGGGACCGGGCTCCGCCAAGCCCTGGCGTCTGGTTTTCGACCCCGAGCTGCCGCGCTCGATCGAGCCGCTCATGGGCTGGACCAGCTCCGCCGACATGAAGCAGCAAATTCGCCTGCGTTTCGAGACCAAGGAAGAAGCGATCGCTTACGCCGAGCGCGAGGGAATTCCCTATCGGGTAGAAGAGCCCAAGCCCGAGACCGCCTCGCGCCGCACCGTGACCTATTCGGATAATTTCAGAACCAATCGTATTGGTTTGTGGACGCATTGA
- a CDS encoding NUDIX hydrolase: MKAPKKSSADKAKKKPPGAPRMQYGALPWRVDAKKGVEILLATSRDTRRWIIPKGWPMKGRKPHIVAAIEAQQEAGLHGKIEKTKLGEYHYPKRLKSGSAVECLVEVFPLRVELQRKKWPEKSERATYWFPYALAAEQVDEPELREIILAFGKSIVF, encoded by the coding sequence ATGAAGGCCCCAAAGAAATCATCCGCCGACAAGGCGAAGAAAAAGCCTCCCGGAGCGCCGCGCATGCAATATGGCGCGTTGCCTTGGCGTGTCGACGCGAAGAAGGGCGTCGAAATATTGCTTGCGACGTCGCGCGACACCAGGCGCTGGATCATCCCCAAGGGCTGGCCGATGAAGGGGCGTAAGCCGCATATCGTCGCCGCCATCGAGGCGCAGCAGGAGGCCGGCCTGCACGGCAAGATCGAGAAGACCAAGCTCGGCGAATACCACTATCCCAAGCGGCTCAAGTCGGGCTCCGCCGTCGAGTGCCTTGTCGAAGTGTTCCCGCTGCGAGTCGAATTGCAGCGCAAGAAATGGCCGGAAAAATCGGAGCGCGCGACCTATTGGTTTCCTTACGCCCTCGCGGCCGAGCAGGTGGATGAACCCGAGTTGCGAGAGATCATACTGGCATTCGGAAAGTCGATCGTTTTTTGA
- a CDS encoding ATP-binding protein, translating to MSLVIADVLSAPRQAWRRFADWLHARMPKGLYARALLIVILPVVLLQSAVAYVYMERHWEVMTYRLSGAVARQVATIVDIYQTFPDDAAHSQLRRIAALDLNMELSLLPKEPLPEPLTKKPIFSLLDKALSIELSRKLLQPYWINTGFSSDRLEIRVAMNDATLRMLVFRTHAYASNSYIFFMWMAIASVIILAIATSFLRNQIRPILRLAHAAEEFGKGRDVQFSPRGAREVRQAGAAFVEMKRRVERAIEQRTTMLNGVSHDLRTIITRFKLSLALMTEANETSEMRKDVDEMERMVEAYLAFARGDGGETSTPTDIKAILEELKADTERRGEAATLHVEGDPIVIARPAAIKRLLANLVGNAQRYGKALAFSLVNDGESMIVHIDDDGPGIPVERREDAFRPFYRLDESRNQDSGNSGLGLAIARDIARSHGGDITLDRSPLGGLRATVTLPI from the coding sequence ATGTCGCTCGTAATTGCCGATGTTCTTTCCGCGCCGCGCCAGGCGTGGCGCCGTTTCGCCGACTGGCTGCATGCGCGCATGCCGAAGGGCCTTTACGCGCGCGCGCTGCTGATCGTCATCCTCCCCGTCGTGCTGCTGCAGTCGGCGGTAGCCTATGTCTATATGGAGCGGCATTGGGAGGTCATGACCTATCGCCTCTCCGGCGCAGTGGCGCGGCAAGTGGCGACAATTGTCGACATCTATCAGACCTTCCCGGACGACGCCGCCCATAGTCAGCTTCGGCGCATCGCGGCGCTCGATCTGAACATGGAGCTCTCTCTCCTTCCCAAGGAGCCGCTGCCCGAACCGCTCACCAAGAAGCCGATCTTCTCCCTGCTCGACAAAGCGCTGTCGATCGAATTGTCACGCAAGCTGCTGCAGCCCTATTGGATCAACACTGGCTTTTCCAGCGATCGCTTGGAAATCCGTGTCGCCATGAATGACGCGACCCTGCGGATGCTCGTCTTCCGCACCCACGCCTATGCGTCGAACTCCTATATTTTCTTCATGTGGATGGCGATTGCGTCGGTTATCATCCTCGCGATCGCCACCTCTTTCCTGCGCAATCAGATCCGCCCGATCCTGCGGCTGGCGCATGCGGCGGAAGAGTTTGGCAAAGGTCGCGACGTGCAATTCAGCCCGCGCGGCGCGCGCGAGGTTCGCCAGGCCGGGGCGGCCTTTGTGGAGATGAAGCGCCGCGTCGAACGCGCGATCGAGCAGCGGACCACCATGCTAAACGGCGTCTCGCACGATTTGCGCACCATCATCACGCGTTTCAAGCTTTCCCTCGCCCTGATGACCGAGGCGAACGAAACGAGCGAGATGCGCAAGGACGTCGATGAGATGGAGCGCATGGTCGAGGCCTATCTCGCCTTTGCGCGCGGCGACGGCGGCGAGACCTCCACGCCGACGGATATCAAGGCCATTCTCGAAGAGCTGAAGGCGGACACAGAGCGGCGCGGCGAGGCCGCCACGCTACACGTCGAGGGCGATCCGATCGTCATCGCGCGACCGGCCGCGATCAAGCGCCTGCTCGCCAATCTCGTCGGCAACGCCCAGCGCTACGGCAAGGCGTTGGCGTTTTCTCTTGTAAATGACGGCGAGTCGATGATCGTCCATATCGACGACGACGGGCCGGGGATTCCGGTCGAGCGGCGCGAAGACGCCTTCCGCCCCTTCTACAGGCTCGATGAATCGCGCAATCAGGACAGCGGCAATTCGGGACTGGGGCTCGCCATCGCGCGCGACATTGCGCGTTCACACGGCGGCGACATCACCCTCGACCGCAGTCCGCTGGGCGGGCTGCGGGCGACGGTAACGCTGCCGATCTAG
- a CDS encoding MarR family winged helix-turn-helix transcriptional regulator, whose protein sequence is MSELLERKIAPTANALVPPGGARPARRLEEDAEALDLVELFFFAYRDFVGDADRLLENYGFGRAHHRVLHFVSRRPGLTIAALLDILKITKQSLNRVLKQLLDAGFVEARAGAVDRRQRLLYPTPAGAQLARELAALQSERFRRVMEELASPAREAAAEFLFAMIDKDERERVRALLGRPDLGREGR, encoded by the coding sequence TTGAGCGAGCTTCTCGAGCGAAAGATCGCCCCAACGGCCAACGCCCTTGTCCCGCCTGGCGGCGCCCGGCCGGCGCGCCGTCTGGAAGAAGACGCCGAGGCGCTCGATCTGGTGGAGCTTTTCTTCTTCGCCTATCGCGACTTTGTCGGCGACGCCGACCGCCTGTTGGAGAATTATGGGTTCGGGCGGGCGCATCATCGCGTCCTGCATTTCGTCAGCCGGCGGCCCGGGCTCACCATCGCCGCGCTGCTCGATATTTTGAAAATCACCAAGCAGAGCCTCAATCGCGTTCTAAAGCAGCTCCTGGACGCGGGTTTCGTGGAGGCGCGCGCCGGCGCCGTCGACCGGCGGCAGCGGCTGCTTTACCCCACGCCGGCCGGCGCGCAGCTTGCCCGCGAGCTGGCGGCGCTGCAATCGGAGCGCTTCCGCCGCGTCATGGAAGAGTTGGCCTCCCCGGCGCGCGAGGCTGCGGCGGAGTTCCTTTTCGCCATGATCGACAAGGACGAACGCGAGAGGGTGCGCGCGCTTCTGGGCCGGCCGGACCTCGGCCGCGAGGGACGGTGA
- the metC gene encoding cystathionine beta-lyase — MKSDKHEKRQKKRIATVVTQAGREPFEHFGFVNPPIYRGSTVLFPTVAELGTPSQPYTYGTKGTPTTRALEKAWSEIAGAEDTVLVPSGLAAIALALLTATKAGAHLLVTDSAYAPTRFFCDGFLARFGVTTEYYDPAIGADIAALIRPETTAIVLESPGSQSMDIQDVPAIAAAAHEKGVCVILDNTWATPLYFPPHDRGCDLAIEAGTKYLSGHSDLLLGLVSANAKWAKRLRHTFNLFAIGSGPDDAALALRGLRTMALRLREQERAALDIANWLAARPEVSRVLHPALPDHPGHDIWKRDFSGSSGVFSIILKPASEAAVAAFVDGLELFGIGYSWGGFESLVLPFDCTSYRTATKWQAEGPALRFSIGLEDVADLKEDLDAGFARLTS; from the coding sequence ATGAAGAGCGATAAACACGAAAAGCGGCAAAAAAAGCGTATTGCCACGGTTGTGACGCAAGCCGGTAGAGAACCCTTCGAGCATTTCGGCTTCGTCAATCCGCCGATCTATCGCGGCTCCACCGTGCTTTTTCCGACTGTCGCGGAGCTGGGCACCCCGAGCCAGCCCTACACCTATGGCACGAAGGGCACGCCGACGACGCGCGCTTTGGAAAAGGCCTGGAGCGAGATCGCCGGCGCCGAGGACACGGTTCTGGTCCCCTCGGGGCTCGCCGCGATCGCTCTGGCGCTGCTCACCGCCACCAAGGCCGGCGCGCATCTTCTCGTGACCGATTCCGCCTATGCGCCGACGCGCTTCTTTTGCGACGGCTTCCTGGCGCGATTCGGCGTGACGACGGAATATTATGATCCTGCAATCGGCGCGGACATAGCGGCGCTGATCCGGCCCGAGACGACGGCGATCGTGCTGGAATCGCCGGGCTCGCAGAGCATGGACATCCAGGACGTGCCGGCGATCGCCGCCGCGGCGCACGAAAAGGGCGTCTGCGTCATCCTCGATAATACTTGGGCGACGCCGCTTTACTTTCCGCCGCACGACCGCGGCTGCGATCTCGCGATCGAAGCAGGCACCAAATATCTCTCCGGTCACTCCGACCTGCTGCTCGGCCTCGTCTCGGCCAATGCAAAATGGGCCAAGCGGCTGCGCCACACCTTCAATCTCTTCGCGATCGGCTCCGGGCCCGACGACGCCGCGCTCGCGCTGCGCGGCCTGCGCACCATGGCGCTGCGTCTACGCGAACAGGAGCGCGCCGCGCTCGACATCGCCAATTGGCTGGCGGCGCGGCCGGAGGTCTCGCGGGTGCTGCATCCCGCCTTGCCCGACCATCCCGGCCACGACATCTGGAAAAGGGATTTTTCCGGCTCCTCGGGCGTCTTCTCGATCATATTGAAACCTGCGTCCGAGGCGGCCGTCGCAGCCTTCGTCGACGGGCTGGAGCTTTTCGGGATCGGCTACTCCTGGGGCGGCTTTGAGAGCCTCGTGCTGCCCTTCGACTGCACGTCCTACCGCACGGCGACCAAATGGCAAGCGGAAGGGCCCGCGCTGCGCTTTTCGATCGGACTCGAGGACGTCGCCGATCTCAAGGAGGATCTCGACGCGGGCTTCGCGCGGTTGACCTCCTAG
- a CDS encoding aspartate aminotransferase family protein — MTDLSTAHSGVSAAQGAHARDASPYDLAAMVAAREDERFSLHSKYLNEMWVRVLKTIGYDVGFTRGLGPYLWDRKGDRYIDLLSGWGVFAIGRNHPAVRDALVSVIDGEFANLVQLDVSTLAGILAEKLIERAPYLEKVFFANSGAESIEAAIKFARAATGRPGILHCAHSFHGLTYGSLSMNGDEIFKKGFGPLLPNAREIPFDDLAALEQALAGRDVAAFFVEPIQGKGVNIPADDYLAGVQALCRKYGTLFVADEIQTGIGRTGKFFAIDHYAGVEPDMVVVAKALSGGHVPVGAVLTRKWVFDKVFDRMDRAVVHGSTFSKNDLAMAAGVATLDVIKNERIVENAAAKGERLLASFRKMAEGYELVCDARGKGLMIGVEFGPPKSLKLKAAWNLLETVNSGLFCQLISIPLFRDHKVLTQVAGHGNHTIKLLPPLTLTDADCDWIESAFDAVIADAHDAPSAVWSLGKTLAGHAIKAGIGR; from the coding sequence ATGACCGATCTTTCGACTGCGCATTCGGGCGTTTCTGCTGCGCAAGGCGCACACGCGCGCGACGCCTCCCCTTATGATCTCGCGGCGATGGTCGCCGCGCGCGAAGACGAACGCTTCTCGCTGCACTCCAAATATCTCAATGAAATGTGGGTGCGGGTGCTCAAGACGATCGGCTACGACGTCGGCTTCACGCGCGGCCTCGGTCCCTATCTGTGGGACCGTAAAGGCGACCGCTATATTGATCTCCTGAGCGGCTGGGGCGTGTTTGCAATCGGCCGCAATCATCCGGCCGTGCGCGACGCCCTCGTCAGCGTGATCGACGGCGAATTTGCCAATCTCGTCCAGCTCGACGTGTCGACGCTCGCCGGCATACTCGCCGAGAAACTCATCGAGCGCGCGCCTTATCTCGAGAAAGTCTTCTTCGCCAACTCGGGCGCGGAGTCGATCGAAGCCGCGATCAAATTCGCGCGCGCCGCCACGGGGCGTCCTGGAATTCTCCACTGTGCGCATTCCTTCCACGGTCTGACCTATGGCTCGTTGTCAATGAATGGCGACGAGATATTCAAGAAGGGCTTCGGACCACTGTTGCCGAATGCGCGGGAAATCCCCTTCGACGATCTCGCCGCGCTGGAGCAGGCGCTGGCCGGACGCGATGTCGCGGCGTTCTTCGTCGAGCCGATCCAGGGCAAGGGCGTCAACATTCCCGCCGACGATTATCTCGCGGGCGTGCAGGCGCTTTGCCGTAAATATGGAACGCTGTTCGTCGCCGATGAAATACAGACCGGCATCGGCCGCACCGGCAAATTCTTTGCGATCGACCATTATGCGGGGGTGGAGCCCGACATGGTCGTCGTCGCCAAGGCGCTTTCGGGCGGCCATGTGCCGGTCGGCGCCGTGCTCACGCGCAAATGGGTCTTCGACAAGGTTTTCGATCGCATGGACCGCGCCGTCGTGCATGGCTCGACCTTCAGCAAGAACGACCTCGCCATGGCGGCGGGCGTCGCGACGCTCGATGTGATCAAGAACGAGCGCATTGTCGAAAACGCCGCGGCGAAAGGCGAGCGCCTGCTCGCATCGTTCCGCAAGATGGCCGAAGGCTATGAGCTCGTCTGCGACGCGCGCGGCAAAGGACTGATGATCGGCGTCGAATTCGGCCCGCCGAAATCCCTCAAGCTGAAAGCGGCGTGGAACCTGCTCGAGACCGTCAATTCCGGCCTCTTCTGCCAGCTCATCTCCATCCCGCTGTTCCGCGACCACAAGGTGCTGACGCAGGTCGCCGGCCACGGCAACCACACGATCAAATTGCTGCCGCCGCTGACGCTGACCGACGCCGATTGCGACTGGATCGAAAGCGCCTTCGACGCGGTGATTGCGGACGCCCATGACGCGCCTTCCGCCGTCTGGTCGCTCGGCAAGACGCTTGCCGGCCACGCGATCAAGGCGGGCATCGGCCGCTGA
- the proC gene encoding pyrroline-5-carboxylate reductase codes for MNRALEGKTVALIGAGNMGLAMLEGWAAEGLAGDRVVVVDPNPSERLQALCAAKGYLLGDGAAVGGARDAVILAIKPQMLEAGTSAAAPFVGPQSVVVSILAGKRIADIAARLPAAKAIVRAMPNTPAAIGRGVTGAFASPETSEAQRALSHALLAAAGQVEWVENEPLIDAVTAVSGSGPAYVFYLVECLAAAGVEAGLPADLAARLARATIEGSGELLHRQADVAAETLRQRVTSPGGTTAAALSVLMAEEGLAPLMSRAVAAAKKRAGELSG; via the coding sequence GTGAACCGAGCGCTCGAGGGCAAGACCGTCGCGCTAATCGGGGCGGGCAATATGGGGCTCGCCATGCTCGAGGGCTGGGCGGCCGAGGGGCTTGCCGGCGATCGGGTCGTGGTGGTCGATCCAAACCCTTCCGAGCGCCTGCAGGCGCTTTGCGCGGCGAAAGGCTATTTGCTCGGCGACGGCGCAGCGGTCGGCGGCGCGCGCGACGCGGTGATCCTCGCCATCAAGCCGCAAATGCTCGAGGCCGGGACGTCGGCGGCTGCGCCTTTCGTGGGGCCCCAGTCGGTCGTCGTTTCGATTCTCGCGGGCAAGCGCATCGCTGACATCGCCGCGCGCCTGCCCGCCGCCAAAGCCATCGTGCGGGCCATGCCCAATACGCCGGCCGCCATCGGGCGCGGCGTGACAGGCGCTTTTGCGAGCCCCGAGACGAGCGAGGCACAGCGCGCCCTTTCGCATGCGCTGCTCGCCGCCGCGGGCCAGGTCGAATGGGTCGAAAACGAGCCGCTGATCGACGCGGTGACGGCTGTCTCGGGCTCCGGCCCGGCCTATGTGTTCTATCTGGTGGAATGTCTGGCCGCCGCAGGCGTCGAGGCGGGCCTGCCGGCGGATCTCGCCGCCCGACTCGCCCGCGCCACCATAGAAGGCTCCGGCGAGCTCCTGCATCGGCAGGCGGATGTTGCCGCCGAGACCTTGCGGCAGCGCGTCACCTCGCCGGGCGGCACAACGGCCGCGGCGCTCTCGGTGCTGATGGCCGAGGAGGGCCTCGCGCCCTTGATGTCTCGCGCGGTCGCGGCGGCGAAAAAGCGCGCCGGCGAGCTGTCCGGCTGA
- a CDS encoding response regulator, which produces MRASPPLHAASTQNPSAGAKGAHILVVDDDRRIRALLTRYLMREGYFVSAAADAREASALLVDFAFDLIVLDCMMPGESGTQFAARLREGPEPLRSAPILMLTALHETRNRVEGLEAGVDDYLAKPFDPRELSLRIASILRRARRPESVDPLVRFGPFAYDPARAELATQAGEAVRLTTRERDMLQILVEHAGAIVSRQTLASRESEPKAAERSVDVEIARLRRKIELDSGAPRYLQTVRGQGYRLVVDAPRARKMQS; this is translated from the coding sequence ATGCGCGCCTCGCCGCCGCTGCACGCGGCCTCCACGCAAAATCCAAGCGCCGGCGCGAAGGGCGCGCATATTCTCGTCGTGGATGACGATCGCCGAATCCGCGCGCTTCTGACACGCTATCTGATGCGCGAAGGCTATTTCGTCAGCGCCGCCGCCGACGCGCGCGAAGCGAGCGCGCTCCTGGTAGACTTCGCCTTCGATCTCATTGTGCTCGACTGCATGATGCCCGGCGAAAGTGGGACGCAATTCGCCGCGCGGCTGCGCGAAGGGCCTGAACCATTGCGATCGGCTCCGATCCTCATGCTCACGGCGCTGCACGAGACCCGCAATCGCGTCGAGGGACTCGAGGCGGGCGTCGACGACTATCTCGCCAAGCCCTTCGATCCGCGCGAATTGTCCCTGCGCATCGCCAGCATTTTGCGACGCGCGCGCCGGCCCGAGAGCGTCGACCCCCTCGTGCGCTTCGGCCCCTTCGCCTATGATCCTGCGCGCGCCGAGCTTGCCACGCAGGCCGGCGAGGCGGTGCGGCTCACGACCCGCGAACGGGACATGCTGCAGATTCTGGTCGAACATGCCGGCGCCATCGTTTCGCGCCAGACTCTCGCCAGTCGCGAGTCGGAGCCCAAAGCTGCGGAGCGGTCGGTCGACGTCGAGATCGCCCGCTTGCGCCGCAAGATCGAGCTCGATTCCGGCGCGCCGCGTTATTTACAAACCGTGCGCGGCCAGGGATACCGGCTTGTCGTCGATGCGCCGCGCGCGCGGAAAATGCAGAGTTAG
- a CDS encoding DUF192 domain-containing protein, whose protein sequence is MARGSAVVRRFAVLPIFRALFPVIILCLAMVGARAEAALERLEIITESGAHEFQVELADKPSERSKGLMYRKSMPQNQGMLFDFHVEGPVMMWMKNTYIPLDMIFVSRQGLVTRVAANTVPMSEEVISSDGPAYAVIELNAGVADKIGLKRGDQIRHRAFKR, encoded by the coding sequence ATGGCGCGTGGATCTGCCGTGGTGAGACGTTTTGCTGTCCTGCCCATCTTCCGAGCGTTGTTTCCCGTAATCATCCTCTGCCTGGCGATGGTGGGCGCAAGAGCGGAGGCCGCGCTGGAGCGGCTGGAAATTATCACCGAGAGCGGCGCGCATGAATTTCAGGTCGAACTCGCCGACAAGCCGAGCGAGCGCTCCAAGGGCCTGATGTATCGCAAATCCATGCCCCAGAATCAGGGCATGCTTTTCGACTTCCATGTCGAAGGGCCGGTCATGATGTGGATGAAGAACACTTATATTCCGCTGGACATGATCTTTGTGTCGCGGCAGGGGTTGGTGACGCGGGTCGCGGCGAATACCGTTCCCATGTCGGAAGAGGTCATCTCGTCGGACGGCCCCGCTTATGCCGTGATCGAGCTCAACGCCGGCGTCGCAGATAAGATCGGCCTGAAAAGAGGCGACCAGATTCGGCATCGGGCCTTCAAACGCTAA
- a CDS encoding cold-shock protein: protein MGAKVTFADELGAAPAAEGEEALDLIEVAGRIKWFDVAKGYGFVVPDDGSPDILLHVTILRRSGHQTAFEGARVVCEAQRRTKGLQVFRVIAMDETTAVHPAQSPAARTHVQIKATSGYEIAIVKWFNRVKGFGFLTRGEGTEDIFLHMETVRRFGMTELKPGDSVLVRYGDGPKGLMAAEVRPLEAKNPSH, encoded by the coding sequence TTGGGAGCGAAGGTGACTTTTGCAGACGAGTTGGGCGCTGCGCCCGCCGCCGAGGGCGAAGAGGCTCTCGATCTTATCGAAGTTGCCGGGCGCATCAAATGGTTCGACGTCGCCAAGGGCTATGGCTTCGTTGTGCCGGACGACGGTTCGCCCGATATTCTTTTACACGTGACCATTCTGCGCCGCAGCGGCCATCAGACCGCTTTCGAGGGCGCGCGCGTGGTCTGCGAGGCGCAAAGACGCACGAAGGGCTTACAGGTCTTCCGCGTGATTGCGATGGACGAAACCACGGCCGTGCATCCGGCTCAGTCCCCCGCCGCCCGCACACATGTCCAGATCAAGGCCACGAGCGGCTATGAAATCGCCATTGTGAAGTGGTTCAACCGCGTGAAGGGATTCGGCTTCCTCACGCGCGGCGAAGGCACGGAGGACATTTTCCTCCATATGGAGACGGTGCGACGCTTCGGCATGACCGAACTCAAGCCCGGCGACAGCGTGCTGGTGCGTTACGGCGACGGCCCGAAGGGGCTGATGGCCGCCGAGGTGCGCCCGCTCGAAGCCAAGAATCCCTCCCACTGA
- a CDS encoding branched-chain amino acid aminotransferase has product MIVPPFDQRDGFIWYNGALVPWRDAKLHVLSHGLHYGSCVFEGERAYGGKIFKSVEHSERFKNSAQILDFEIPYSVEALVAAKDATLKANNFTDCYVRPVAWRGSEMMAVAAQNSTIHVAIAMWDWPSMFDIATKMKGIKLDIAEYCRPDPRTAPSLAKAAGLYMICTISKHRAERRGYADALMLDWQGRVAECTGANVFFVKDGALHTPIADCFLDGITRRTVIDLAKRRGIELIERRIMPEEMASFDECFICGTGAEVTPVSGIGGKYSFTPGAVSRAMVEDYNKEIHA; this is encoded by the coding sequence ATGATTGTTCCGCCCTTCGATCAGCGCGACGGATTCATTTGGTATAACGGCGCGCTCGTCCCATGGCGCGACGCGAAACTGCATGTTCTCTCGCACGGCCTCCATTACGGCTCTTGCGTTTTCGAGGGAGAACGCGCCTATGGCGGAAAAATCTTCAAGTCGGTCGAGCACTCCGAGCGCTTCAAGAATTCGGCGCAAATTCTCGACTTCGAGATTCCTTACAGCGTCGAAGCGCTGGTCGCGGCCAAAGACGCGACGCTGAAGGCGAATAATTTCACCGACTGTTATGTTCGCCCTGTCGCCTGGCGCGGCAGCGAGATGATGGCGGTCGCCGCGCAGAACTCGACCATCCATGTCGCCATTGCGATGTGGGATTGGCCGAGCATGTTCGACATCGCCACAAAGATGAAGGGCATCAAGCTCGACATCGCCGAATATTGCCGCCCGGACCCGCGCACGGCGCCGTCCTTGGCGAAGGCCGCCGGCCTCTACATGATCTGCACCATTTCGAAGCACCGGGCCGAGCGGCGCGGCTACGCCGATGCGCTGATGCTCGACTGGCAGGGCAGGGTGGCCGAATGCACCGGCGCCAATGTCTTCTTCGTGAAGGACGGCGCGCTGCATACGCCGATCGCCGACTGCTTTCTGGACGGCATTACGCGGCGCACGGTCATCGACCTCGCCAAGCGCCGCGGAATCGAGCTCATCGAGCGCCGCATCATGCCGGAAGAGATGGCGTCCTTCGACGAATGCTTCATCTGCGGCACGGGCGCGGAAGTCACCCCGGTCTCCGGGATCGGCGGAAAATACAGCTTCACGCCGGGCGCCGTCTCGCGGGCGATGGTCGAGGACTACAATAAAGAGATCCACGCCTGA
- a CDS encoding DUF2865 domain-containing protein translates to MRLHRPIFAVFAALLATGLSSQAEAGLLDFLFGSDPEPVQMAPQRAPDSARRRAKVQGDLRFGQPKEGSGFASTNAGGFCVRTCDGYFFPLIKSTRASRQQSCELACPSAQVEIYDGGSIETARNSKGQRYSALPAAFAFRDKANSSCVCNDPSTSQAFFEKTAREDPTLQSGDILVEETGAFVYRSDKFVPLRNASFMSSAVRDRLRAMLRRTASMKAAPAQAETSGPTGEISFGKDDRTGSTTR, encoded by the coding sequence ATGCGGCTCCATCGACCAATTTTCGCTGTCTTCGCGGCGCTTCTCGCCACCGGGCTCTCCAGCCAGGCGGAGGCGGGGCTGCTGGATTTCCTTTTCGGCTCCGATCCCGAGCCCGTGCAGATGGCGCCGCAGCGCGCACCGGATTCCGCGCGGCGGCGCGCCAAGGTGCAGGGTGACTTGCGTTTCGGCCAACCGAAGGAAGGGAGCGGCTTCGCGTCGACAAACGCCGGCGGTTTTTGCGTGCGCACTTGCGACGGTTATTTTTTCCCGCTGATCAAATCGACCCGCGCGTCGCGCCAGCAATCCTGCGAGCTCGCCTGCCCGTCGGCTCAGGTGGAGATATATGACGGCGGTTCGATCGAGACGGCGCGCAATTCCAAGGGTCAGCGCTATTCGGCCCTGCCCGCCGCCTTCGCTTTCCGGGACAAGGCGAACAGCAGTTGCGTCTGCAACGATCCGAGCACCTCGCAAGCGTTTTTCGAAAAGACCGCCCGGGAAGATCCGACCTTGCAGAGCGGCGACATATTGGTGGAGGAGACCGGCGCCTTCGTCTATCGCAGCGATAAGTTCGTACCGCTACGCAACGCTTCTTTCATGTCCTCGGCCGTGCGCGATCGGCTGCGCGCCATGCTGCGGCGAACCGCCAGCATGAAAGCGGCCCCCGCCCAGGCCGAGACCAGTGGGCCGACCGGCGAGATCAGCTTCGGGAAGGACGACAGGACCGGCAGCACGACGCGGTAA